The following proteins come from a genomic window of Coregonus clupeaformis isolate EN_2021a chromosome 2, ASM2061545v1, whole genome shotgun sequence:
- the LOC121577090 gene encoding endoplasmin-like, which produces MKRIWVIGLLCALLGFASVRAEDGLDIDGTVADDLGKSRDGSKTDDEVVQREEESIQLDGLNAAQIKEIREKSEKHVFQAEVNRMMKLIINSLYKNKEIFLRELISNASDALDKIRLMSLTNEDALAANEELTIKIKMDKEKNMLHITDTGVGMTKEDLVKNLGTIAKSGTSEFLNKMTEIETEGQSTSELIGQFGVGFYSAFLVADKVIVSSKHNDGTQHIWESDSNEFSVIEDPRGDTLGRGTTITLVMKEEATDYLELETIKNLVRKYSQFINFPIYVWASKTETVEEPIDEDTEAAKDATEDEVEVEVEVEEEEDKPKTKKVEKTVWDWELMNDIKPIWTRPAKEVEEDEYKAFYKTFSKDTDEPLSHIHFTAEGEVTFKSILFVPAAAPRGMFDEYGTKKNDFIKLFVRRVFITDDFNDMMPKYLNFVRGVVDSDDLPLNVSRETLQQHKLLKVIRKKLVRKTLDMIKKIAEEQYNEKFWKEFGTNIKLGVIEDHSNRTRLAKLLRFQTSNSDTVLASLEQYVERMKDKQDKIYFMAGTSRREAESSPFVESLLKKGYEVIYLTEPVDEYCVQALPEFDGKRFQNVAKEGIKFDESDKAKETREVLEKEYEPLTTWMKDSALKDKIEKAILSQRLTKSPCALVASQYGWSGNMERIMKAQAYQTGKDISTNYYASQKKTLEINPKHPLIKEMLKRVSTDAKDQTASDLAMVLFETATLRSGYQLQDTKAYGDRIERMLRLSMNIDLNEQVEEPEEEPEEAAEAEEEEEIQDEDDEMVTDKDEL; this is translated from the exons ATGAAGCGGATTTGGGTTATTGGGCTGCTCTGTGCACTTTTAGGATTCG CATCTGTGAGAGCAGAAGATGGACTTGACATTGATGGGACTGTTGCAGATGATCTGGGAAAAAGCAGAGATGGCTCCAAGACAGATGACGAGGTGGTGCAGAG GGAGGAGGAGTCTATACAGCTGGACGGGCTGAATGCAGCTCAGATAAAAGAGATCAGAGAGAAGTCTGAGAAACACGTCTTCCAGGCAGAGGTCAACCGCATGATGAAGCTCATCATCAACTCACTCTACAAGAACAAGGAG ATCTTCTTGAGGGAGTTGATCTCCAACGCCTCtgatgctctggataagatcagACTGATGTCTCTGACCAACGAGGACGCGCTGGCAGCCAACGAGGAGCTCACCATCAAGATCAAG ATGGACAAAGAGAAGAACATGCTCCACATCACCGACACGGGCGTCGGCATGACCAAAGAGGACCTGGTCAAGAACCTGGGTACCATCGCCAAGTCGGGCACCAGCGAGTTCCTCAACAAGATGACCGAGATTGAAACCGAGGGCCAGTCCACCTCTGAGCTTATTGGCCAGTTCGGTGTGGGCTTTTACTCTGCCTTCCTGGTTGCCGACAAGGTGATCGTGTCTTCAAAGCACAACGACGGCACACAGCACATCTGGGAGTCTGACTCCAATGAGTTTTCTGTCATTGAGGACCCCCGCGGGGATACGCTCGGCAGGGGCACCACCATCAC GTTGGTGATGAAGGAGGAGGCTACAGACTACCTGGAGCTGGAAACCATCAAGAACCTGGTCCGGAAATACTCGCAGTTTATCAATTTCCCCATCTACGTCTGGGCCAGCAAG ACAGAGACTGTTGAGGAGCCCATCGATGAGGACACGGAGGCGGCCAAAGATGCCACTGAGgatgaggtagaggtagaggtagaggtagaggaggaggaggacaagccAAAGACCAAGAAG GTTGAGAAGACTGTGTGGGACTGGGAGCTGATGAACGACATCAAGCCTATCTGGACGAGACCAGCCAAAGAAGTAGAGGAGGACGAATACAAGGCCTTCTACAAGACCTTCTCCAAG gacacagaCGAGCCCCTCTCCCACATCCACTTCACAGCCGAGGGTGAGGTCACCTTCAAGTCCATCCTGTTTGTCCCCGCTGCCGCCCCCAGGGGCATGTTCGACGAGTACGGAACCAAGAAGAACGACTTCATCAAGCTGTTTGTCCGTAGAGTGTTCATCACTGATGACTTCAATGACATGATGCCCAAATACCTGAACTTCGTCAGGGGAGTG GTGGACTCTGATGATCTGCCACTGAACGTGTCCAGAGAAACCCTGCAGCAACACAAGCTGCTCAAG GTCATCCGTAAGAAGCTGGTGCGTAAGACcctggacatgataaagaagattGCAGAGGAGCAGTACAATGAGAAGTTCTGGAAGGAGTTTGGCACCAACATTAAACTGGGTGTGATCGAGGACCACTCCAACCGGACCCGTCTGGCCAAGCTGCTGCGTTTTCAGACCTCCAACAGCGACACAGTGCTGGCCAGCCTGGAGCAGTACGTAGAGCGGATGAAGGACAAGCAGGACAAGATCTACTTCATGGCCGGGACTAGCCGCAGGGAG GCTGAGTCTTCTCCCTTCGTAGAGAGTCTGTTGAAGAAGGGTTATGAGGTGATCTACCTGACAGAGCCAGTGGATGAGTACTGTGTACAGGCTTTGCCAGAGTTCGACGGTAAGCGCTTCCAGAACGTGGCCAAGGAGGGCATTAAGTTTGACGAGAGCGACAAGGCCAAGGAGACCAGGGAGGTCCTGGAGAAGGAGTACGAACCCCTCACCACCTGGATGAAGGACAGCGCCCTCAAGGACAAG attgagaaggCTATCCTGTCCCAGAGGCTGACCAAGTCTCCCTGTGCCCTGGTAGCCAGCCAGTATGGCTGGTCCGGTAACATGGAGAGGATCATGAAGGCACAGGCATACCAGACAGGAAAAGACATCTCCACAAA TTATTATGCAAGCCAGAAGAAAACATTAGAAATCAACCCAAAGCACCCTCTCATCAAGGAAATGCTGAAACGCGTTTCT ACGGATGCCAAGGACCAGACGGCCTCAGACCTGGCCATGGTGTTGTTTGAGACGGCCACACTGCGTTCAGGCTACCAGCTCCAAGACACCAAGGCCTATGGAGACAGGATAGAACGCATGCTGCGGCTCAGTATGAACATAGACCTCAATGAACAGGTTGAGGAGCCGGAGGAGGAGCCTGAAGAGGCAGCAGAGGCTGAGGAAGAAGAGGAAATtcaagatgaggatgatgaaatG GTAACTGATAAAGATGAATTATAA